A stretch of Gemmatimonadota bacterium DNA encodes these proteins:
- a CDS encoding DUF5069 domain-containing protein: MAGTIPLISSGVAGPAGVLHLPRLWSKVLLGATGNLEEGYDQCGMGYDQMVLDGLGLDRDATVAYLTENIPSYPEFEAWVIAQSGGSLDSNAVAELNAAIEGYNHADDVRGAILGAAGIDDDGTILDAVNLNNLDDWTEFHAQLTG; the protein is encoded by the coding sequence ATGGCAGGAACAATCCCCCTCATCAGTTCAGGTGTAGCAGGACCAGCGGGCGTACTCCACCTTCCTCGCCTGTGGAGCAAAGTCCTGTTGGGCGCCACGGGCAACCTCGAAGAAGGATATGACCAGTGCGGCATGGGTTACGACCAGATGGTTCTCGATGGACTGGGTCTCGACCGCGATGCCACCGTCGCCTATCTCACTGAAAATATACCATCTTATCCGGAATTCGAAGCATGGGTAATCGCACAGAGCGGCGGCAGCCTCGACAGCAATGCCGTTGCAGAACTCAACGCGGCAATCGAGGGTTATAACCACGCAGACGATGTCCGCGGGGCCATCCTCGGTGCAGCAGGCATTGACGACGACGGCACAATTCTCGACGCCGTCAACTTGAACAACCTCGATGACTGGACAGAATTTCACGCACAACTGACGGGATAG
- a CDS encoding DUF368 domain-containing protein codes for MALRGVCMGAADVVPGVSGGTMALITGIYEELILSIRSFDARSARLLIGVRIRELLDYVRWPFLCALVAGILVAIFSLSRAITYLLENEPVFLWSFFFGLVLASVFTVGRRIPQWNLRMFLGAFGATLCAYFLVGLVPVEMPHSPPYIFASAVVAICAMILPGISGSFVLVLLGQYPYLLNALNTWDLFTIALFGAGAVVGLMAFSRVLNWFFRHYHDLTIALLTGLMLGSLRKIWPWKETLETMVNGHGEVVPLVQVNALPEVWSGEVMGVMGLALLGLVLVLVLERLAGRRR; via the coding sequence ATTGCGCTGAGGGGCGTGTGCATGGGGGCTGCCGATGTTGTGCCCGGTGTGTCGGGGGGCACGATGGCGCTGATTACGGGGATTTATGAAGAGCTGATTCTTTCGATCCGTTCTTTTGATGCGCGATCTGCGCGGCTTCTGATTGGGGTGAGAATAAGAGAATTGCTCGATTATGTGCGATGGCCTTTTTTGTGCGCTCTTGTCGCGGGGATTCTCGTTGCGATTTTTTCACTGTCGCGCGCGATTACTTATTTGCTGGAGAATGAGCCTGTTTTCCTGTGGTCCTTTTTCTTTGGGCTGGTGCTGGCATCTGTTTTTACGGTGGGGAGGCGCATCCCGCAGTGGAATTTGAGAATGTTTTTGGGTGCTTTTGGAGCAACACTATGTGCGTATTTTCTGGTCGGGCTGGTGCCGGTTGAAATGCCTCATAGCCCGCCGTATATTTTTGCTTCTGCTGTGGTTGCGATTTGCGCGATGATTTTGCCCGGTATTTCCGGGTCCTTTGTGCTGGTTTTGCTGGGGCAATATCCGTATCTTCTCAACGCGCTCAATACATGGGATCTGTTTACAATTGCTCTTTTTGGTGCAGGTGCTGTAGTCGGACTTATGGCGTTTTCGCGCGTTTTGAACTGGTTTTTTCGGCATTATCACGATTTGACGATTGCGCTGTTGACCGGGTTGATGCTGGGGTCGCTCAGGAAGATCTGGCCGTGGAAAGAGACGCTGGAGACGATGGTCAATGGGCACGGCGAGGTGGTGCCTCTCGTTCAGGTGAATGCGTTGCCCGAGGTGTGGTCGGGCGAGGTGATGGGGGTAATGGGTCTCGCGCTTTTGGGGCTGGTGCTGGTGCTCGTTCTCGAGCGTTTGGCCGGACGCAGGAGGTGA
- a CDS encoding NAD(P)-dependent oxidoreductase, which produces MANSDYTIGVVGVGRMGANIARHLNDEGFSVRAVYDIRAEVASDLASELGCEAHTELAGVTAAADYIITVVTDDAAMGAIYAESGDSLLQGAQGKVFINCATITPQIHVDVEGLAEQAGANSLEGCMASSITQAREGTLYLMCGGKRAVFDQASPILESMSTNLIYIGEAGQAAQVKALVNMVMNINTAGLAEGLGLGAALGLDLNMLMEVFSQTGANSRVLETDGEDMVIRDHECYFSADHAAKDSGIALSLAQDVGLNLPLAGATKAQFELLKEKGKGDLDKSGVAELTFPGRDD; this is translated from the coding sequence ATGGCAAATTCAGATTACACAATTGGCGTGGTTGGCGTTGGGCGAATGGGCGCGAATATTGCGCGTCATCTCAACGATGAGGGGTTTTCGGTCAGGGCGGTGTACGATATTCGCGCAGAGGTCGCATCAGATCTTGCCAGCGAGTTGGGTTGTGAGGCGCATACGGAACTCGCGGGTGTGACGGCTGCAGCAGATTATATTATTACGGTTGTGACAGATGACGCTGCAATGGGAGCCATTTATGCCGAGTCTGGCGATAGTCTGCTGCAGGGTGCTCAGGGCAAGGTTTTTATCAATTGTGCGACGATTACGCCACAGATTCACGTGGATGTCGAGGGCCTTGCAGAGCAGGCGGGGGCCAATAGTCTGGAAGGGTGCATGGCCAGTAGTATTACACAGGCGCGTGAGGGTACGCTTTATTTGATGTGTGGCGGTAAGCGCGCTGTTTTTGACCAGGCGAGTCCGATTCTCGAGTCTATGAGTACAAATTTGATCTATATCGGCGAAGCGGGGCAGGCCGCGCAGGTCAAGGCGCTTGTCAATATGGTTATGAATATCAATACCGCTGGCCTGGCAGAGGGGCTGGGGTTGGGTGCCGCGCTCGGCCTGGATTTGAATATGCTCATGGAGGTGTTTTCACAAACGGGAGCAAATTCCCGCGTGCTGGAGACCGATGGGGAAGATATGGTCATCCGCGATCACGAATGTTATTTTTCTGCCGACCATGCGGCGAAAGATTCGGGGATTGCGCTTTCACTCGCTCAGGACGTGGGTCTCAATCTTCCATTGGCAGGGGCGACAAAAGCCCAATTTGAGCTTTTGAAAGAGAAGGGCAAGGGCGATCTGGACAAATCGGGTGTTGCCGAGTTGACTTTCCCGGGGCGGGATGATTAG
- a CDS encoding M20 family metallopeptidase: protein MIQTRDLIAAIDREWVADRTLELVDIYSVTMDEAEVCRAYCDMMRGIGLEVDVREVTPGRNNLYARIAGQGNGPALMLNGHLDTIPVGDCPPARREGNRVYGRGSTDMKGGMAAALGAVKALMESGVELRGDLWLTAVVGHEEVEAQKDGPWALIADRNSGRIGGDRILIVEGRDALWVMSMGSMVFTITLESDAGGKHTQYVPFSENPIRFVGALIERIHQYQLELDAGPAHALAGAERIDLGIVNGGDYFNRTPLCCTLTGTRRWSPGRTAPQVLAELEDLARPFAEAGKLRLRVEMEHEREPFDTRADDAAVQAVARAHTQVTGRDAELVGMRIVGDANLYVHGTGMPTFYYGPSNETAHADVEWVEVDRLERAAQVYALAAVDYCGIAGER from the coding sequence GTGATACAGACACGAGATCTCATAGCGGCTATTGACCGGGAGTGGGTGGCTGATCGGACCCTGGAATTGGTCGATATATACAGTGTTACTATGGATGAAGCCGAAGTCTGCCGCGCATATTGCGATATGATGCGTGGGATTGGGTTGGAAGTCGATGTGCGGGAGGTCACGCCGGGGCGGAATAATCTCTACGCGCGTATAGCAGGGCAGGGGAATGGTCCCGCGCTGATGCTCAATGGGCATCTCGATACGATCCCCGTGGGGGACTGTCCGCCCGCTCGTCGCGAGGGCAATCGCGTGTACGGGCGGGGGTCAACCGATATGAAGGGGGGGATGGCTGCGGCTTTGGGCGCGGTTAAGGCGCTCATGGAAAGTGGTGTGGAATTGCGGGGTGATTTGTGGCTGACGGCGGTTGTGGGGCACGAGGAGGTCGAGGCGCAAAAGGACGGACCATGGGCGCTGATTGCCGATCGCAATAGCGGTCGGATTGGTGGCGACCGGATTTTGATTGTCGAGGGGCGCGACGCGCTGTGGGTGATGAGTATGGGGTCGATGGTTTTTACCATCACGCTCGAATCGGACGCTGGTGGTAAGCACACGCAGTACGTGCCTTTTTCGGAGAATCCGATCCGCTTTGTGGGCGCGCTTATCGAGCGGATCCATCAGTATCAGCTTGAACTCGACGCTGGGCCGGCACACGCGCTTGCTGGCGCAGAGCGGATTGATCTGGGTATTGTCAACGGGGGCGACTATTTTAATCGCACGCCTCTGTGTTGCACCTTGACCGGGACCCGGCGCTGGTCGCCGGGGCGCACTGCGCCACAGGTGTTGGCGGAGTTGGAAGATCTGGCGCGGCCATTTGCCGAAGCCGGGAAGTTGAGACTGCGGGTCGAGATGGAGCACGAGCGCGAGCCTTTTGATACCCGTGCCGACGATGCGGCAGTGCAAGCGGTTGCCCGGGCGCACACGCAGGTGACGGGCCGGGATGCAGAGTTGGTGGGGATGCGGATTGTGGGGGATGCCAATTTATACGTGCATGGGACAGGAATGCCGACTTTTTATTACGGTCCTTCGAATGAGACGGCACACGCAGATGTGGAGTGGGTGGAGGTAGATCGGCTGGAGCGGGCAGCGCAGGTGTACGCGTTGGCTGCGGTCGATTATTGTGGCATCGCAGGTGAGAGATGA